The proteins below come from a single Miscanthus floridulus cultivar M001 chromosome 1, ASM1932011v1, whole genome shotgun sequence genomic window:
- the LOC136496244 gene encoding uncharacterized protein, with translation MKESSCHDPKMKAYCAMVRRLENKFDGLELNHVARKFNEAADELAKMASARTPAPPNVFARDLHKPSVDYASATEEDPSAEPTAGPEAASAAETPPAEPEAMAIDAEPPKADQGTDWRVPLLDRLVRGELPADRTEARRLARRAKTYVLCDGELYRRSPSGILQRCITIEAGQSLLRDLHAGVCGHHAAPRTLVGNAFRQGFYWPTAVADATKLVRTCEGCQYYARQTHLPAQALQTIPITWPFAVWGLDIFTGRKFLTFCDDHHIRVAWSAVGHPRTNGQVERANGMILQGLKPRIFNQLKKFGKKWLAELPSVIWSLRNTPSRATGFTPFFLVYGAEAILPTDLEYGSPRLQAYNEQSNRTAREDALDQLEEARDVALLHSARYQQALRRYQARRVQSRDLKVGDLVLRLRQSNKGRHKLTPPWEGPYIVAQVLKPGTYKLANEKGEIFTNAWNIEQLRRFYP, from the exons atgaaagagtcaagctgccacgaccccaaaatgaaggcgtactgcgcgatggtacgtcgtctggagaacaagttcgacggtctcgaactcaaccacgttgcacgaaagttcaacgaggccgcggacgaactggcaaagatggcgtcggcacggaccccggcccctccaaacgtcttcgccagagacctccacaagccatccgtcgactacgcctcggcgacggaagaggacccatcggccgagcccaccgcagggcccgaggccgcctctgccgccgagaccccgccagccgagcccgaggccatggcgattgacgcagagccccccaaggccgaccaaggaacggactggcgagtccctctccttgatcgcctcgtccgaggagagcttcctgctgacagaaccgaggcccgacggcttgcgcgacgcgccaagacttacgtcctctgcgacggcgagttatataggcgcagcccatctggtattctccaacgatgcatcaccatcgaggctggccaatccttacttcgggacttacacgcgggagtctgcgggcaccacgcggcgcctcggacgctcgtgggtaacgccttccgccaaggtttctattggccaacagcggtggccgacgccacaaagctagtacgcacctgcgagggatgccagtactacgctcggcagacgcacctcccggcccaagccctccaaaccatccccatcacatggccattcgctgtgtgggggctggacat attcaccggtcgcaagttcctaacgttctgcgacgaccaccacatccgggtggcctggtcggccgtagggcacccaaggacgaatggccaagtagagcgtgccaacggcatgatcctacaaggccttaagccaagaatattcaaccagttgaagaagtttggcaagaaatggcttgccgaactcccgtcagtcatctggagcctaagaaataccccgagccgagccacgggattcacaccgttcttcctggtctatggagccgaggccatcctccccactgacttagaatacggctccccgaggctacaggcgtacaacgagcaaagcaaccgcactgcccgcgaagacgccctcgaccaactggaggaagcccgcgacgtcgcgctgctacactcagccaggtaccaacaagccctacgacgctaccaagcccggcgcgtccaaagccgggacctgaaggtgggcgacctggtgctgagactgaggcagagcaacaagggccgccacaagctgaccccaccctgggaagggccgtatatcgtcgctcaagtgctgaagcccgggacctacaagttagccaacgagaagggcgaaatcttcaccaacgcttggaacatagaacagctacgtcgtttctacccttaa